In Streptomyces sp. SN-593, a single genomic region encodes these proteins:
- a CDS encoding PadR family transcriptional regulator, translated as MALRHAVLAALLDEELSGYQLAKAFDRGVANFWQAAPQQLYAELPKLERAGLVTGRRVAQEGRPDKRVYQVTDLGLAELERFAGTTGKPSLIRDDLMVKVQAADHVDPDVLTARLAERTAFAQARIELFEGLLRTMRGDATEEEYLRGGSRIGPYLTCLRGLAFERANREWYEHTAAVLRERREPRP; from the coding sequence ATGGCGCTGCGCCACGCCGTGCTCGCGGCGCTGCTCGACGAGGAGCTGAGCGGCTACCAGCTCGCGAAGGCGTTCGACAGGGGGGTGGCCAACTTCTGGCAGGCCGCGCCCCAGCAGCTCTACGCGGAACTGCCGAAGCTGGAGCGGGCCGGCCTGGTCACCGGCCGCAGGGTGGCGCAGGAGGGCCGGCCCGACAAGCGCGTCTACCAGGTCACCGACCTCGGCCTCGCCGAGCTCGAACGGTTCGCCGGGACCACCGGGAAGCCGTCGCTGATCCGCGACGACCTCATGGTCAAGGTGCAGGCCGCCGACCACGTCGATCCGGACGTCCTCACCGCCCGCCTCGCCGAGCGGACCGCCTTCGCCCAGGCCCGGATCGAGCTGTTCGAAGGGCTGCTGCGCACGATGCGCGGCGACGCCACGGAGGAGGAGTACCTGCGCGGCGGCAGCCGGATCGGGCCCTACCTCACCTGCCTGCGCGGCCTCGCCTTCGAGCGTGCCAACCGCGAGTGGTACGAGCACACCGCCGCGGTCCTGCGCGAGCGGCGGGAGCCCCGCCCGTAG
- a CDS encoding nuclear transport factor 2 family protein: MTSTDTAVDRFRTAVEQRDLGAMTDLFTEDVRLYSPVKFRPFEGRDQVLGLLNVLLRTFEDFRYVGRLDGAAHTLVDGGETPAAVLLFRATVNGREINGIDLIHLDPAGRIREFTVMVRPQSAVHTLGEAVLAGLVEDGLAPAPR; encoded by the coding sequence ATGACGTCGACCGACACCGCCGTGGACCGCTTCCGCACCGCCGTCGAGCAGCGCGACCTCGGGGCGATGACCGACCTGTTCACCGAGGACGTCCGCCTGTACAGCCCGGTGAAGTTCCGCCCCTTCGAGGGCCGGGACCAGGTGCTCGGCCTGCTCAACGTCCTCCTGCGCACCTTCGAGGACTTCCGCTACGTCGGCCGCCTCGACGGCGCCGCCCACACCCTCGTCGACGGCGGCGAGACCCCGGCCGCGGTGCTGCTCTTCCGCGCCACCGTGAACGGCCGCGAGATCAACGGGATCGACCTGATCCACCTCGACCCGGCGGGCCGCATCCGCGAGTTCACGGTGATGGTCCGCCCGCAGTCCGCGGTCCACACGCTGGGCGAGGCGGTCCTCGCCGGGCTGGTCGAGGACGGGCTGGCGCCGGCGCCGCGGTAG
- a CDS encoding FAD-dependent oxidoreductase, with amino-acid sequence MAGPARPRIHVVGAGPGGLTCARILQRHGIEVTVHDRAPHADSRDQGGTLDLHADNGQIALREAGLLDAFFALARPEGQEMRRLDLSGALLDHHLPEDGDLFKPEIDRGQLRDLLLESLRPGTVRWGHALDRVEGAAGGPRRLCFADGTTAEADLVVGADGAFSRVRPAVSAARPGYTGVGFLEAWFSDVDRRHPEIAALVGRGGAHAADGERAMFAQRNSGDHIRVYVIRRVPVDWIAGRGLTVADTDALRALLLDEFAHWSPRMRRLVTDNDGPYVDRPIFALPVPHTWPHDPAVALLGDAAHLMPPLGVGVNLAMLDAAELALALAREATVADAVRAYEGTMLPRSTETAALLEGGAEQLLSTDPHDDDAAHVTAAHVTAGQDGADSTAPDGAPLQGAALPDAPTPRR; translated from the coding sequence GTGGCGGGCCCCGCCCGCCCGAGGATCCACGTCGTCGGCGCCGGCCCCGGCGGGCTGACCTGCGCCCGCATCCTCCAGCGGCACGGCATCGAGGTCACCGTCCACGACCGCGCACCGCACGCCGACTCCCGCGACCAGGGCGGCACGCTCGACCTGCACGCCGACAACGGCCAGATCGCCCTGCGCGAGGCCGGGCTGCTCGACGCCTTCTTCGCGCTGGCCCGGCCGGAAGGGCAGGAGATGCGGCGGCTGGACCTGTCCGGCGCCCTCCTCGACCACCACCTTCCCGAGGACGGCGACCTGTTCAAGCCGGAGATCGACCGCGGCCAGCTCCGCGACCTGCTGCTGGAGTCCCTCCGACCGGGCACCGTGCGCTGGGGCCACGCCCTCGACCGGGTCGAGGGCGCCGCCGGAGGGCCGCGCCGGCTGTGCTTCGCCGACGGCACCACCGCGGAGGCCGACCTCGTCGTCGGCGCCGACGGCGCCTTCTCCCGGGTGCGCCCGGCCGTGTCCGCCGCCCGACCCGGGTACACCGGGGTCGGCTTCCTGGAGGCGTGGTTCTCCGACGTCGACCGCCGCCACCCCGAGATCGCCGCACTGGTCGGCCGGGGCGGTGCCCACGCGGCCGACGGCGAGCGCGCCATGTTCGCCCAGCGCAACAGCGGCGACCACATCCGCGTGTACGTCATCCGGCGCGTGCCGGTCGACTGGATCGCCGGGCGCGGCCTGACGGTCGCCGACACCGACGCACTGCGCGCCCTGCTCCTCGACGAGTTCGCGCACTGGTCGCCCCGGATGCGGCGGCTGGTCACCGACAACGACGGCCCGTACGTCGACCGGCCGATCTTCGCGCTCCCCGTCCCGCACACCTGGCCGCACGACCCGGCCGTGGCCCTGCTCGGGGACGCCGCCCACCTGATGCCCCCGCTGGGGGTCGGGGTGAACCTCGCCATGCTCGACGCCGCCGAACTCGCGCTCGCGCTGGCACGCGAGGCCACGGTCGCCGACGCCGTCCGCGCCTACGAGGGAACCATGCTGCCGCGCTCCACCGAGACCGCCGCGCTGCTGGAAGGCGGCGCCGAGCAGCTCCTGTCCACGGACCCGCACGACGACGACGCCGCGCACGTCACCGCCGCGCACGTCACCGCCGGGCAGGACGGCGCCGACTCCACCGCCCCCGACGGCGCCCCACTCCAGGGCGCCGCCCTCCCGGACGCCCCCACGCCCCGGCGGTGA
- a CDS encoding IS110 family transposase has translation MSTRQGRIWVGIDAGKGHHWAVALDADGETLFSTKVINDEAQILALIETARERADEIRWAVDISGRASTLLLALLVAHGQSVVYVPGRTVNRMTGAYKGEGKTDAKDARVIADQARMRPKGFAVLDTPPELVTSLRVLTNYRTDLIADRVRLINRLRDLLVGICPALERAFDYSAAKGPVVMLTEYQTPAALRRIGVKRLTTWLERRKIRSAADVAAKAVEAAQSQQIALPGEKRSAKLVCDLAHQLLALDERIKDNDREIRETFHTDDRAEIIESMPGMGPILGAEFIAIVGDLSGYRDAGSLASHAGLAPVARDSGRRTGNYHRPKRYSRRLRRVFYMAAQSVMMRPGPSRDYYLRKRGEGLLHTQALLSLARRRVDVLWAMLRDGKPFTSAPPVTQAA, from the coding sequence TTGAGCACTCGACAGGGCCGGATATGGGTCGGCATCGACGCGGGCAAGGGGCACCACTGGGCGGTGGCCCTGGACGCAGACGGCGAGACGTTGTTCTCGACGAAGGTGATCAACGACGAGGCCCAGATCCTCGCTCTCATCGAGACCGCCCGAGAGCGGGCCGACGAGATCCGCTGGGCGGTGGACATCTCCGGCCGAGCTTCCACGCTCCTGCTGGCCTTGCTGGTCGCCCACGGACAGAGCGTGGTCTACGTGCCGGGCCGCACGGTCAACCGGATGACCGGCGCGTACAAGGGCGAGGGGAAGACCGACGCCAAGGACGCGCGGGTCATCGCCGATCAGGCACGCATGCGCCCGAAGGGCTTCGCCGTTTTGGACACGCCTCCTGAGCTGGTCACCAGCCTGAGGGTGCTGACGAACTACCGGACCGACCTGATCGCCGACCGCGTTCGGCTGATCAACCGGCTTCGCGATCTGCTGGTGGGCATCTGCCCGGCCCTGGAGCGGGCCTTCGACTACTCCGCGGCCAAAGGCCCGGTCGTCATGCTGACCGAGTACCAGACCCCGGCTGCCCTGCGCCGCATCGGCGTCAAGCGTCTGACGACCTGGCTCGAACGCCGCAAGATCCGCAGCGCCGCCGACGTCGCCGCCAAGGCGGTCGAGGCCGCCCAGTCCCAGCAGATCGCACTGCCCGGCGAGAAACGGTCGGCGAAGCTGGTCTGCGACCTCGCCCACCAGCTCCTGGCCCTGGACGAGCGGATCAAGGACAACGACCGGGAGATCCGTGAGACCTTCCACACCGACGACCGCGCCGAGATCATAGAGTCCATGCCCGGCATGGGGCCCATCCTGGGCGCCGAGTTCATCGCCATCGTCGGCGACCTGTCCGGCTACCGCGACGCCGGCAGCCTCGCCTCGCACGCCGGCCTCGCCCCGGTCGCACGGGACTCCGGCCGCCGCACCGGCAACTACCACCGGCCCAAACGCTACAGCCGGCGCCTGCGCCGGGTGTTCTACATGGCTGCCCAGTCCGTGATGATGCGGCCGGGCCCGTCCCGGGACTACTACCTCAGGAAGCGAGGCGAGGGGCTGCTGCACACTCAGGCCCTGCTCTCGCTCGCCCGCCGCCGAGTCGACGTGCTGTGGGCGATGCTGCGTGACGGAAAGCCGTTCACCTCCGCCCCACCGGTCACACAAGCGGCTTGA
- a CDS encoding TetR/AcrR family transcriptional regulator, whose protein sequence is MAETTGRAGTGGLRARKKAATRQAIADTALRLFLERGYEQVGVREIAEGADVSVSTLFNYFPHGKEALVFDEDARNEEALVRAVTDRSPGRTVPEALRAHLVRFAVAGHSRDPRFADLQRLVQETPALTAYSRAMWLRHEHALARALAGETGRPQDDPLCAAYARFTLETIAFAGTRPDPAAAIDAACLLLERGWSATAAGGGAAPKEG, encoded by the coding sequence ATGGCAGAGACCACCGGCCGAGCCGGGACGGGCGGGCTGCGCGCGCGCAAGAAGGCCGCCACCCGCCAGGCGATCGCCGACACGGCGCTGCGCCTCTTCCTGGAGCGCGGCTACGAACAGGTCGGCGTACGCGAGATCGCCGAGGGCGCCGACGTGTCGGTGTCGACGCTGTTCAACTACTTCCCGCACGGCAAGGAGGCGCTGGTCTTCGACGAGGACGCCCGCAACGAGGAGGCCCTGGTGCGCGCGGTCACCGACCGCTCTCCCGGCCGGACGGTCCCGGAGGCCCTGCGCGCCCACCTCGTCCGCTTCGCCGTGGCCGGCCACAGCCGCGACCCCCGCTTCGCCGACCTCCAGCGGCTCGTCCAGGAGACCCCGGCCCTGACCGCGTACTCCCGCGCGATGTGGCTGCGCCACGAACACGCGCTGGCCCGTGCGCTCGCCGGCGAGACCGGCCGCCCGCAGGACGACCCGCTCTGTGCCGCCTACGCCCGTTTCACCCTGGAGACGATCGCGTTCGCCGGCACCCGCCCCGACCCCGCGGCCGCGATCGACGCGGCGTGCCTGCTCCTCGAACGCGGCTGGAGCGCGACGGCCGCGGGGGGCGGCGCGGCACCGAAGGAGGGCTGA
- a CDS encoding winged helix-turn-helix transcriptional regulator, translating into MRVTYAKDCPSRTVVSVLANKWALYILGVLGRNDRPLRFTVLRRHIEGVTQKSLTQALRNLERDGLVRRTVYPTVPPRVEYSLTDLGREAGALTTAIADWSKANATRVLTARAAYDGRADDDTDGARGTEGARHTDGALGTDPR; encoded by the coding sequence ATGAGGGTCACGTACGCGAAGGACTGCCCGTCGCGGACGGTCGTGAGCGTGCTGGCGAACAAGTGGGCGCTCTACATCCTGGGGGTGCTCGGCCGGAACGACCGGCCCCTGCGCTTCACCGTGCTGCGCCGTCACATCGAGGGCGTGACCCAGAAGTCCCTGACCCAGGCGCTGCGCAACCTCGAACGCGACGGCCTGGTCCGGCGCACCGTCTACCCGACCGTCCCGCCCCGGGTGGAGTACTCCCTCACCGACCTCGGCCGTGAGGCGGGCGCGCTGACCACCGCCATCGCGGACTGGTCCAAGGCGAACGCGACCCGGGTGCTCACCGCCCGCGCCGCCTACGACGGCCGTGCCGACGACGACACCGACGGCGCCCGGGGCACGGAGGGCGCCCGCCACACCGACGGCGCACTGGGCACCGACCCGCGCTGA
- a CDS encoding SDR family oxidoreductase, translating into MILTTGATGRIGAEAVRLLAGGGLATRALVRDPTRAPQDGSWSGAEIASGDFERPDTLDAAMAGVDTLLLISPSVPAQEIAAIDSAVRQGVKHVVKITNHRATEDSPVDRRRDHARIEAHLRASGLSHTLLAPNLFMQNLLVVAPVVRQTHGFVMSTGDGRFGMVDSRDVAAAAAAVAAAPGDHEGRAYLLTGPELVSYDDVADALTRAVGHEVEYRRVTPAEHREGMIAAGVPEPVASSNAQVFGLIAEGDAAWLSDDVAALTGRRARGLGTFAADHADVFR; encoded by the coding sequence ATGATTCTGACCACGGGAGCAACGGGCAGGATCGGCGCGGAAGCGGTGCGGCTACTGGCCGGCGGCGGGCTCGCCACGAGGGCCCTGGTCCGCGACCCGACCCGCGCGCCCCAGGACGGGAGCTGGAGCGGCGCCGAGATCGCGTCGGGCGACTTCGAGCGGCCGGACACCCTGGACGCGGCGATGGCCGGCGTGGACACCCTCCTGCTCATCAGCCCGTCGGTCCCCGCCCAGGAGATCGCGGCCATCGACAGCGCGGTCCGCCAGGGCGTGAAGCACGTCGTCAAGATCACCAATCACCGCGCGACCGAGGACTCCCCCGTCGACCGCCGGCGCGACCACGCCCGCATCGAGGCCCACCTCAGGGCGAGCGGCCTGTCCCACACGCTGCTCGCGCCGAACCTGTTCATGCAGAACCTGCTCGTCGTCGCCCCGGTCGTCCGGCAGACACACGGGTTCGTGATGTCCACGGGCGACGGCCGGTTCGGGATGGTCGACTCGCGCGACGTGGCGGCAGCGGCGGCGGCCGTCGCGGCGGCCCCAGGCGACCACGAGGGGCGCGCCTACCTGCTGACCGGTCCCGAACTCGTCAGCTACGACGACGTCGCCGACGCGCTGACCCGGGCTGTCGGCCACGAGGTGGAGTACCGCAGGGTCACGCCCGCCGAGCACCGCGAGGGCATGATCGCGGCGGGGGTCCCCGAGCCGGTCGCCTCCTCCAACGCGCAGGTCTTCGGACTGATCGCCGAGGGGGACGCGGCCTGGCTGTCGGACGACGTCGCCGCCCTCACGGGCCGACGGGCCCGCGGCCTCGGCACGTTTGCCGCGGACCACGCCGACGTCTTCCGGTGA
- a CDS encoding dienelactone hydrolase family protein, producing the protein MTTMTTTRTVAYPADGLTMIGHLALPAGTDRRPAVLLGPEGMGLSDVERRRADALAELGYVALAFDLHGGRYLGGPEEMLARCLPLLADPDRMRGIGHAALDVLRAEPRTDPDRIAAIGYGTGGAIGLELGRAGVDLRAIGTVNATTTGRPGEAARIRCPVWAGVGSEDPIMPPAQRDAFTAEMQAAGVDWRLAVYGGALHAFHHPPVDHPTVPGVGYHPRHAQRAWRDVLALLTECLPLPE; encoded by the coding sequence ATGACGACGATGACGACGACGCGTACGGTCGCGTACCCGGCCGACGGTCTGACGATGATCGGGCACCTCGCGCTCCCGGCCGGCACCGACCGCCGGCCTGCGGTGCTGCTCGGGCCGGAGGGCATGGGGCTCAGCGACGTCGAGCGCCGCCGGGCCGACGCCCTCGCCGAACTGGGGTACGTGGCGCTGGCCTTCGACCTTCACGGCGGGCGCTACCTGGGTGGCCCCGAGGAGATGCTCGCCCGTTGCCTGCCGCTACTCGCCGATCCCGACCGGATGCGGGGCATCGGCCACGCGGCGCTCGACGTGCTGCGCGCCGAACCGCGGACCGACCCCGACCGGATCGCCGCCATCGGTTACGGCACGGGGGGCGCCATCGGGCTGGAACTCGGCCGTGCCGGCGTCGACCTGCGTGCGATCGGGACGGTCAACGCAACGACCACGGGCCGACCGGGCGAGGCGGCGCGCATCCGCTGCCCGGTGTGGGCCGGAGTCGGGTCGGAGGATCCGATCATGCCGCCCGCTCAACGGGACGCGTTCACCGCCGAGATGCAGGCCGCGGGCGTCGACTGGCGCCTCGCGGTGTACGGCGGCGCCCTCCACGCCTTCCACCACCCGCCGGTCGACCACCCCACGGTCCCCGGCGTCGGCTACCACCCGCGGCACGCACAGCGCGCCTGGCGCGACGTCCTCGCCCTGCTCACCGAGTGCCTGCCCCTGCCGGAGTGA
- a CDS encoding HAD family hydrolase, translating into MATDQRAPVTSLVLWDVDHTLVSIGGGVSRSIYERAFQRVTGEPLGELADMSGRTDQAIMVETLHLNGVHEPEALFDDFYAALAVAAEQLTGRMREVGIVLPGAREAIESCAARGTVQSAVTGNIRPIAMAKLTALGLGDGLDFSVGGYGDDGSDRADLVRQARRRASQKYGHDFAGRRAVVIGDTPHDVRGALHADALAVGVASGQSTSDELREAGAHIVLASLTDFAVRCTEALGR; encoded by the coding sequence ATGGCAACTGACCAGCGTGCCCCCGTCACCTCGCTCGTCCTGTGGGATGTCGACCACACGCTCGTCAGTATCGGCGGGGGCGTCAGTCGCAGCATCTACGAGCGGGCCTTCCAGCGGGTGACCGGCGAGCCGCTCGGCGAGCTTGCGGACATGTCGGGCCGCACTGATCAGGCGATCATGGTGGAAACACTGCACCTGAACGGCGTCCACGAGCCGGAGGCCCTGTTCGACGACTTCTACGCCGCCTTGGCGGTGGCCGCCGAACAGCTCACCGGTCGGATGCGTGAGGTCGGCATCGTGCTCCCCGGCGCGCGGGAAGCCATCGAGTCGTGCGCAGCCCGAGGCACCGTCCAGTCAGCCGTCACCGGCAACATACGTCCCATCGCCATGGCCAAGCTCACCGCGCTGGGCCTCGGCGACGGCCTCGACTTCTCGGTCGGCGGCTACGGCGACGACGGCAGCGACCGCGCCGACCTCGTCCGCCAGGCACGGAGACGGGCGTCGCAGAAGTACGGTCACGACTTCGCCGGCCGCCGCGCCGTGGTCATCGGCGACACACCCCACGACGTTCGCGGCGCCCTCCACGCCGACGCCCTGGCTGTGGGTGTCGCCAGTGGCCAGAGCACTTCCGACGAACTGCGCGAGGCCGGGGCGCACATCGTGCTGGCGAGTCTCACCGACTTCGCCGTTCGCTGCACCGAGGCACTCGGTCGGTGA
- a CDS encoding alpha/beta hydrolase, translating into MSMTAEVTVRTLDGQQLAGTLTQPREATSRAVVLVHGGGVTREEGGFFTRLADGLADAGVASLRFDLRGHGASDGRQEELTLSTILNDLRVVLAHLRQATGARKISLLGTSFTGGVCAYYAAKQPDEIARLVLFNPQLNYKQRTIDNRPFWVGDCLIDEAATQLTEQGYLSHSPTLKHGRAIYNEVFWLRPHEALGEVQAPTLIVHGTKDTFVSIAASRAAVSQFGGPCRLVEIEGAQHGFAVHDDPQYLDPRSRAWQASVIGTTAEFLSQGG; encoded by the coding sequence ATGTCCATGACCGCAGAGGTGACGGTTCGCACCCTCGACGGCCAGCAGCTCGCAGGCACGCTGACGCAGCCCCGGGAAGCGACCAGCCGCGCCGTCGTGCTGGTCCATGGCGGTGGCGTCACGCGAGAAGAGGGTGGCTTCTTCACACGGCTGGCGGACGGCCTGGCGGATGCCGGCGTTGCGTCCCTCCGCTTCGACCTTCGGGGCCACGGTGCGAGCGACGGTCGACAGGAAGAGCTGACGCTCTCGACCATCCTCAACGACCTCCGCGTGGTGCTGGCGCATCTACGGCAAGCAACCGGCGCACGGAAGATCAGCCTGCTTGGCACCAGCTTCACCGGTGGCGTCTGCGCCTACTACGCAGCGAAGCAACCAGACGAGATCGCCCGGTTGGTGCTGTTCAACCCGCAGCTCAACTACAAGCAGCGCACCATCGACAACCGGCCGTTCTGGGTGGGCGACTGCCTGATCGATGAGGCGGCGACCCAGCTCACCGAGCAGGGCTACCTGTCGCACTCCCCGACACTCAAGCACGGACGGGCCATCTACAACGAGGTCTTCTGGCTTCGGCCGCACGAGGCGCTTGGTGAGGTCCAGGCGCCGACACTCATCGTGCACGGCACCAAAGACACCTTCGTCTCCATCGCGGCCTCGCGGGCAGCGGTGTCGCAGTTCGGCGGGCCGTGCCGGCTGGTGGAGATCGAGGGCGCGCAACATGGCTTCGCCGTCCACGACGACCCGCAGTACCTCGATCCTCGGAGTCGGGCATGGCAGGCATCCGTCATCGGCACCACCGCGGAATTTCTGAGCCAGGGCGGCTAA
- a CDS encoding helix-turn-helix domain-containing protein, translating to MAQQQVRYCSCGTRLARDNRGTVCAVCLRQQQLDVVTQPPVVPSEFWQDGRLREALAGWHMGQVFYAYRVHPWHSRAVSQERLAGWLGLTQAQLSRIESAASAPQDLGKLMSWAHSLRIPGDLLWFKLPGDRPTEALEAPPAETAQSTGDILLPVVVNGRPVFVPVNPHAVALSGLGGLLAPSACEPDGASHMLSTTERDAMSPLDRRSLLKGGIAASLPGLRTADLPQVAAALQDSHRYFDGPVVAHFRTKLEAAKKQDGAKGPRDTLPLVLGVLGAVEEHARNVSPAVRRELLTVGADGAEFAGWLYRDIQRPDIAGLWYDRAMEWAQEADDPALQGYVLLKKAQMAYDDREALRMLTLSQAAGHARWKLPAKVLAEARQQEARGLAMLGEPMADVERRLEEAHRLLSRGVQSDEGQRQLSPHYSHTNLMLQTASCYIEAGQPARAADLYGDILASGTVSRRDTGYFMARRASSLALAGQPDDAASVGLASVEVATATNSLRTKRELGRVMHTLRPWATRPGPRALREALRA from the coding sequence ATGGCACAGCAACAGGTTCGGTACTGCTCCTGCGGTACGCGGCTGGCCCGCGACAACCGGGGCACGGTATGCGCGGTCTGCCTTCGTCAGCAGCAACTCGACGTTGTGACACAGCCGCCCGTGGTGCCCTCGGAGTTCTGGCAGGACGGCCGACTACGTGAGGCCCTGGCCGGTTGGCACATGGGCCAGGTCTTCTACGCCTACCGTGTCCACCCCTGGCACAGCCGGGCCGTGTCGCAGGAGAGACTCGCCGGGTGGCTGGGGCTCACCCAGGCGCAACTCAGCCGGATCGAGAGCGCCGCTTCCGCGCCGCAGGACCTCGGGAAGCTTATGAGCTGGGCGCATAGCCTGCGGATTCCGGGCGACCTACTGTGGTTCAAGCTGCCAGGTGACAGGCCGACGGAAGCGCTCGAAGCACCACCAGCAGAGACGGCCCAGTCCACCGGCGATATCCTCCTGCCGGTAGTGGTCAATGGCCGGCCGGTGTTTGTACCAGTGAACCCGCATGCTGTGGCGCTCAGCGGACTTGGCGGTCTGCTCGCCCCGTCGGCATGCGAGCCCGACGGGGCGAGCCACATGCTCAGCACCACGGAACGAGATGCCATGAGTCCTCTGGATCGTCGGTCGCTGCTCAAAGGCGGGATCGCAGCTTCTTTGCCCGGTCTGCGCACTGCGGATCTCCCACAGGTTGCTGCCGCACTCCAGGATTCCCACCGGTACTTCGACGGTCCGGTCGTCGCACACTTTCGCACGAAACTGGAGGCCGCGAAGAAGCAGGACGGCGCCAAGGGTCCGCGAGACACCCTGCCCCTGGTGCTGGGCGTTCTCGGCGCCGTCGAGGAGCACGCCCGCAACGTGAGCCCGGCCGTCCGCCGCGAGCTGCTGACCGTCGGTGCGGATGGCGCGGAGTTCGCAGGCTGGCTGTACCGCGACATACAGCGACCGGACATCGCCGGACTCTGGTACGACCGGGCGATGGAATGGGCGCAGGAAGCCGACGACCCTGCTCTGCAAGGGTATGTACTGCTCAAGAAGGCGCAGATGGCGTACGACGACCGTGAAGCACTGCGGATGTTGACGCTCTCGCAGGCGGCCGGCCACGCCCGGTGGAAGCTGCCGGCCAAGGTGCTTGCCGAGGCGAGGCAGCAGGAAGCCCGCGGCTTGGCCATGCTCGGTGAACCGATGGCGGACGTTGAGCGGCGGCTTGAAGAAGCGCACCGACTGCTGAGCCGCGGCGTCCAATCCGACGAGGGGCAACGACAGCTCAGTCCGCACTACAGCCACACCAACCTGATGCTGCAAACGGCGAGCTGCTACATCGAGGCCGGACAGCCGGCCCGCGCTGCCGATCTGTACGGCGACATCTTGGCAAGCGGCACGGTTTCCCGTCGTGACACCGGCTACTTCATGGCTCGCCGTGCCTCATCGCTGGCGCTTGCCGGGCAACCGGACGACGCGGCGTCGGTCGGCTTGGCATCGGTGGAAGTGGCCACTGCGACCAACTCGCTGCGCACCAAGCGTGAACTCGGCCGAGTTATGCACACCTTGCGTCCGTGGGCGACGCGGCCCGGTCCGCGTGCGCTGCGTGAAGCCCTGCGAGCTTAG
- a CDS encoding helix-turn-helix transcriptional regulator, whose amino-acid sequence MTRRRPRILHHEPSAVTWARERCGLTQRALAEAVGISEQLMSEIESGWRNATPSNLRKVAHVLNCPVVMLERKRFNDEGASDR is encoded by the coding sequence GTGACACGCAGGCGCCCACGCATCCTCCACCACGAACCCAGCGCGGTCACCTGGGCACGCGAGAGGTGCGGACTCACCCAACGAGCCCTCGCCGAAGCCGTCGGCATCTCCGAACAGCTCATGAGCGAGATCGAGTCGGGATGGCGCAACGCCACACCCAGCAACCTCCGCAAGGTCGCCCACGTGCTCAACTGCCCAGTGGTGATGTTGGAACGCAAGCGCTTCAACGACGAGGGCGCGTCCGACCGCTAG
- a CDS encoding SRPBCC family protein, with amino-acid sequence MDWSHYRFRSSWRLDEQPDAVYRVLERPDRYPDWWPQVREVRQTDDVSGVLRFRSALPYDLVVAARSTRQDPGARVLEAALSGDLDGWVRWTVQPTPDHGSRIVFEQAVTVHKRLMRLLAVPCRPLFRANHAAMMRSCRRGLRAHLAATRLPV; translated from the coding sequence ATGGACTGGAGCCACTACCGATTCCGCAGCTCCTGGCGGCTGGACGAGCAGCCCGACGCCGTCTACCGCGTCCTCGAACGCCCCGACCGGTATCCGGACTGGTGGCCCCAGGTCCGGGAGGTCCGGCAGACCGACGACGTCAGCGGAGTGCTGCGGTTCCGCTCCGCGCTGCCGTACGACCTCGTCGTCGCCGCCCGCTCCACCCGCCAGGACCCCGGCGCCCGGGTGCTCGAAGCGGCCCTGAGCGGAGACCTCGACGGCTGGGTGCGCTGGACGGTCCAACCGACTCCTGACCACGGCAGCCGGATCGTCTTCGAGCAGGCCGTCACGGTGCACAAGCGCCTGATGCGGCTGCTGGCCGTCCCCTGCCGCCCGCTCTTCCGCGCCAACCACGCGGCCATGATGCGGTCCTGCCGCCGCGGCCTGCGCGCCCATCTCGCCGCCACGCGGCTTCCCGTTTGA
- a CDS encoding SsgA family sporulation/cell division regulator, giving the protein MNTTVSCELHLRLVVSSESSLPVPAGLRYDTADPYAVHATFHTGAEETVEWVFARDLLAEGLHRPTGTGDVRVWPSRSHGQGVVCIALSSPEGEALLEAPARALESFLKRTDAAVPPGTEHRHFDLDTELSHILAES; this is encoded by the coding sequence ATGAACACCACGGTCAGCTGCGAGCTGCACCTGCGCCTCGTTGTGTCGAGCGAATCCTCACTGCCCGTGCCCGCGGGCTTGCGGTACGACACGGCCGATCCGTATGCCGTGCACGCCACCTTCCACACCGGAGCCGAAGAGACGGTCGAATGGGTGTTCGCCCGCGACCTGCTCGCCGAGGGGCTGCACCGCCCCACCGGCACCGGCGACGTCAGAGTCTGGCCGTCCCGCAGCCACGGTCAGGGCGTCGTCTGCATCGCCCTCAGCTCCCCGGAGGGCGAAGCCCTGCTCGAAGCCCCGGCGCGGGCCCTGGAGTCCTTCCTGAAGCGGACGGACGCCGCGGTCCCACCGGGCACCGAACACCGCCACTTCGATCTGGACACGGAGCTCTCGCACATCCTCGCGGAGAGCTGA